The following are from one region of the Stanieria cyanosphaera PCC 7437 genome:
- a CDS encoding RuBisCO accumulation factor 1 → MTNLPQNSPVQLSEAQAQELMRSLLHKEGNWVDWGKTSQQLQKAGYSPQKIFEETGFQGSQQNLVIVAAQVYESVAQAQTDEAILKYYQGPKSDVLYEFRVLNQSQRVAAAQLAYEKNLDVDGAHEVARAVKEVSSLAQLPKDFTNHPGDAVAYLCWKRARQKKDLQERSRLIAQGLKFAHSQQARAAIEQLLNDFTVVPSKTAPLLPVYRLESDSELPCIIPLAGSYPITHQELEAVKPIEIQEPFRSIQISQSGTFVPVPGWQALLKAKDPVGYLSKSDRLPKALSGKVEEVLIIVDRAEQEWNNQSYFVVEIDEKLEIQWFENKPDLLIVGQLVLILRPKNIFDENNLTEPWQMDD, encoded by the coding sequence ATGACTAATTTACCTCAAAACAGCCCAGTCCAACTGTCTGAAGCACAAGCCCAGGAGTTAATGCGATCGCTTTTGCATAAAGAAGGTAATTGGGTTGATTGGGGCAAAACTTCTCAGCAGTTACAAAAAGCAGGGTATAGTCCCCAAAAAATCTTTGAAGAAACTGGATTTCAAGGCAGTCAGCAGAATTTAGTGATTGTGGCTGCTCAAGTCTATGAAAGTGTTGCTCAAGCCCAAACAGATGAGGCTATTTTAAAATACTATCAAGGGCCTAAAAGTGATGTTTTATACGAATTTCGTGTTCTTAATCAATCACAACGTGTAGCAGCAGCCCAATTAGCTTATGAAAAGAATTTAGATGTTGATGGAGCGCATGAAGTTGCTCGTGCAGTTAAAGAAGTTTCTAGTTTAGCTCAACTCCCAAAAGATTTTACTAATCATCCTGGTGATGCAGTTGCTTATTTATGTTGGAAACGAGCGCGACAAAAGAAAGATTTACAAGAAAGATCTCGTTTAATCGCTCAAGGTTTAAAATTTGCTCATTCTCAGCAAGCTAGAGCAGCAATAGAACAGCTTTTAAATGATTTTACTGTTGTTCCTAGTAAAACCGCTCCTCTTTTGCCTGTTTATCGTCTGGAATCAGATAGTGAGTTACCTTGTATCATTCCCTTAGCAGGTTCGTATCCTATAACTCATCAAGAGCTTGAAGCCGTTAAACCGATTGAAATTCAAGAGCCTTTTCGTAGTATTCAAATTTCTCAATCTGGTACGTTTGTTCCCGTACCTGGTTGGCAAGCATTACTCAAAGCTAAAGATCCTGTGGGTTATTTGTCCAAAAGCGATCGCTTACCGAAAGCTTTGTCAGGAAAAGTAGAAGAAGTATTAATTATCGTAGATCGAGCCGAGCAAGAATGGAATAACCAAAGTTATTTTGTCGTAGAAATAGACGAAAAATTAGAAATTCAATGGTTTGAAAATAAACCCGATCTACTGATTGTCGGACAGTTGGTGTTAATTCTGCGTCCAAAAAACATTTTTGATGAAAATAATTTAACTGAACCTTGGCAAATGGATGATTAA
- a CDS encoding phosphate ABC transporter substrate-binding protein, with product MFQKNDNISVILALLLLAGILSTSFWWLTNKYSFNFKNSNSTINNNNIQKKPNINNQNTTPVSAPQTTFGSSINVPQGTTIKINGSTSMVQINQALKNRFEQQFAGIKVITNAQGTNQGIKLLQSRQIDLAAMSRFLTVEEQNQGLATVPIAQDEIAIVVGNNNSFRRSLTKNQVREIFQGKITNWSALGGANHPIKVINRPEISGTRQIFQEVVLEGENFGRSHNFITMERDATTPILRALASDGISYATYRQVVNQRTIRTVAIDGLTPEAINYPYQRTFSYAYLYPPSSQVRAFLEYVLSPQGQETIINTKN from the coding sequence ATGTTTCAGAAAAACGATAATATTTCTGTGATTTTAGCTCTATTGCTACTCGCAGGAATTCTTAGCACAAGTTTTTGGTGGTTGACTAATAAATATAGTTTTAATTTCAAGAATTCAAATTCTACTATAAATAATAACAATATTCAAAAAAAACCAAACATTAACAATCAAAATACAACTCCTGTTTCTGCTCCTCAAACAACTTTTGGCTCATCTATTAATGTTCCTCAAGGAACAACAATTAAGATTAACGGTTCTACTAGTATGGTGCAAATTAATCAAGCGTTGAAAAATCGTTTTGAACAACAATTTGCAGGAATAAAAGTAATAACTAATGCTCAAGGAACAAATCAAGGAATAAAATTACTTCAGTCGAGACAGATAGATCTAGCAGCTATGTCTCGTTTCTTAACTGTTGAAGAACAAAATCAAGGTTTAGCAACAGTGCCTATTGCTCAAGACGAGATTGCTATTGTCGTAGGAAATAATAATTCTTTTCGCCGTAGTTTAACTAAAAATCAAGTAAGGGAAATCTTTCAGGGCAAAATTACTAACTGGTCGGCATTAGGAGGAGCAAATCATCCGATTAAAGTAATTAATCGACCCGAGATTAGTGGTACTCGTCAAATCTTTCAAGAAGTTGTTCTAGAAGGTGAAAATTTTGGGCGATCGCACAACTTCATTACAATGGAAAGGGATGCAACCACACCAATTTTGAGAGCTTTAGCTAGCGATGGCATTAGTTATGCAACTTATAGACAAGTAGTTAATCAAAGAACTATTAGAACGGTGGCAATAGATGGTTTAACTCCCGAAGCTATTAACTATCCTTATCAAAGAACTTTTTCTTATGCATATCTTTATCCTCCTTCTTCTCAAGTAAGAGCGTTTTTGGAGTATGTTCTTTCGCCACAAGGACAAGAAACTATCATCAACACTAAAAATTAA
- a CDS encoding hemolysin family protein — translation MSAFALEILFIILLIVANGLFSGSEIAVVSSRKVRLEQMANRGNANAKAALKLANSPNDFLSTVQIGITLIGILSGALGQATLAQRVKLFFDFIPFLKPYSEEISVAVVVTLITYFSLLIGELVPKRLALNNPEKVACSVAKPMRLLSTITAPLVYLLGISTNALLRLLGIQPEAESAVTEEEIKVLIEQATQSGTFEESEQEIVERVFRLSDRPIKAFMTPRFEIAWLNLNAPLEDTQRRIIENNYSRFPVGEESLDKCLGIVRGSKFLAACIQGKAIDLGTMLESPLFIPENTPALRVLEEFKSTGIHMAIITDEYGDIEGLVTLTDLMEAIVGGISSSEDLEEPMIIQREDGSWLLDGLLSIDEVKDLLDKQWLAEEETGDYHTLGGFMTTVLKHIPKSGEYFEWQGVRFEIVDMDGMRVDKVLVTLLPTPEQSPENIDNLNN, via the coding sequence ATGTCTGCCTTTGCTCTTGAAATTCTCTTCATTATTTTACTAATCGTTGCCAACGGTTTATTTTCCGGTTCGGAAATTGCTGTGGTGTCTTCTCGCAAAGTTCGTTTAGAGCAAATGGCAAATCGAGGTAATGCTAACGCTAAAGCTGCACTTAAATTAGCAAATTCTCCCAATGATTTTTTGTCTACAGTACAAATTGGAATTACTTTAATAGGAATCCTTAGCGGTGCGCTTGGTCAAGCAACGTTAGCTCAAAGAGTGAAGCTTTTTTTTGATTTTATTCCTTTTTTAAAGCCTTATAGTGAAGAAATTAGTGTGGCTGTCGTTGTAACTCTGATTACTTATTTTTCTTTATTAATTGGAGAATTAGTTCCAAAACGATTAGCTTTAAACAATCCTGAAAAAGTTGCTTGTTCGGTAGCCAAACCGATGCGTTTACTATCGACTATTACTGCACCATTAGTTTATTTACTCGGAATTTCTACTAATGCATTATTGAGGTTACTCGGAATTCAACCAGAAGCAGAATCTGCTGTAACAGAAGAAGAAATTAAAGTATTAATCGAACAAGCTACTCAGTCTGGTACTTTTGAAGAATCAGAACAAGAAATAGTTGAACGAGTCTTTCGTCTCAGCGATCGCCCTATAAAAGCTTTCATGACTCCTCGATTTGAAATTGCTTGGCTTAATTTGAATGCACCTTTAGAAGATACTCAACGTCGCATCATTGAAAATAACTATTCACGTTTTCCTGTCGGAGAAGAAAGTTTAGATAAATGTTTGGGAATTGTTCGTGGTAGTAAATTTTTGGCTGCTTGTATACAAGGAAAAGCAATCGATCTCGGTACAATGCTGGAGTCTCCTTTATTTATTCCAGAAAATACGCCTGCTTTAAGAGTTTTGGAAGAGTTTAAATCAACTGGCATTCATATGGCGATCATTACTGATGAATATGGAGATATTGAAGGATTGGTCACCCTAACGGATTTAATGGAAGCTATAGTTGGTGGCATTTCCTCTTCCGAAGATCTTGAAGAACCAATGATTATTCAGCGCGAGGATGGTTCTTGGTTATTAGATGGTTTACTTTCAATCGATGAAGTCAAAGATTTGTTGGATAAACAATGGTTAGCTGAAGAAGAAACTGGCGACTATCATACCTTGGGGGGATTTATGACGACTGTGCTTAAACATATCCCTAAGTCTGGAGAGTATTTTGAATGGCAAGGGGTACGATTTGAAATTGTCGATATGGATGGCATGAGAGTGGATAAGGTTTTAGTAACTTTATTACCAACACCAGAACAATCACCAGAAAATATAGATAACTTAAATAATTAA
- the pgeF gene encoding peptidoglycan editing factor PgeF, giving the protein MVVSFSIISQTQTLNSDWQWRDWEGLPYLTCGLLQQWQHGFFTQQFYPRIPENLVSILNSEATVHRVKQIHGNQILTPTEILAAKNKANLQESLPGADGVLSDRTTQAVWVASADCNPVLIGDVVTGKVAAIHAGWRGTAQRIVVEAIARLVTHGSSLENLRIAMGPAISGEVYQVTEYVAAEVGTSIIASEEAKTTEEMLIALQNLPDSPILDDSEPGRVRLDVRRVNAIQLEQLGIDPEQIAIAPYCTYQQPDYFFSYRRTNNKQVQWSGIVSYG; this is encoded by the coding sequence GTGGTGGTATCTTTTTCAATTATTTCTCAGACTCAAACTCTTAATTCTGATTGGCAATGGCGTGATTGGGAAGGATTACCTTATTTAACTTGTGGTTTATTGCAACAATGGCAACATGGGTTTTTTACTCAACAATTTTATCCTCGTATTCCAGAAAATTTAGTCAGTATCTTAAATTCCGAAGCAACTGTGCATCGAGTTAAACAAATTCATGGCAACCAAATACTGACACCGACAGAAATTTTAGCAGCCAAAAACAAAGCTAATTTACAAGAATCTTTACCTGGTGCAGATGGTGTGTTAAGCGATCGCACTACTCAAGCGGTTTGGGTAGCTAGTGCCGATTGTAATCCTGTTTTGATTGGTGATGTAGTGACAGGCAAAGTAGCTGCAATTCATGCTGGTTGGCGTGGTACAGCACAAAGAATTGTAGTTGAAGCGATCGCTCGTTTGGTAACTCATGGTAGTTCGTTAGAAAATCTGCGGATTGCGATGGGACCAGCTATTTCAGGTGAAGTTTATCAAGTCACAGAATACGTAGCTGCTGAAGTAGGTACAAGTATTATTGCTTCAGAAGAAGCCAAAACAACCGAAGAGATGTTAATTGCTTTGCAAAACTTACCCGATTCCCCCATTTTAGATGATTCTGAGCCTGGTCGAGTTCGTTTAGATGTAAGAAGAGTTAATGCTATTCAACTAGAACAATTGGGAATAGACCCCGAACAAATTGCGATCGCGCCTTATTGCACCTATCAGCAACCAGATTATTTCTTTTCTTATCGTCGTACTAATAACAAACAGGTTCAATGGTCAGGTATTGTTAGTTATGGGTGA